DNA sequence from the Amycolatopsis sp. Hca4 genome:
CAAGCCCCGGGCGCGGGCTGCCGCCACCATTTCGGGTGAGCTGTCGCTGCACTCCAGCGCTGCCGACGGCCAGCGGTCACGGAGGGAAACCGTCAGGTTGCCGGGGCCGCAGCCCAGGTCGACGACGCGACGGGGGGCCGCAGCTCCGATGCGGGACACCAGGTCGTAGAACGGCCGGGCGCGCAGGTCGGCGTAGTCGAGGTACTTGCCCGGATCCCACACCAGAGCCTCCCGGATAACAGTACGCCTGTACTGAGTACGAGCGTACTGCTATTCCGCCGGGTTGACCAGCTTCGCGGCGGCCTGCTCGGCGATGGCCTCGACCAGCTCGACGTCGGTGCCGGGGTCCGGCCGGACCTGCAGCACGGTGCCGTCGCGCCCGGGCACCTTGCGCTGGACGAACCACGCTCCCCCGGCCCCGATCTCCTGCCGGTGCCGCGAGCGGATCGAGCCCTCGACGCGCTGGTAGGCCTCGCGCGGCAGCTTGCCCGGCGCCGGCAGCCGGAAGCGCACCGGCGGGAGGTCGGCCAGGACGACCGCCGCTCCGGCCGTGCCCACCTCCGCCGACTCGGTCAGCGTGAAGACGCCGTCCGCCCAGGCCGCCTTGCCGATCAGGTGCCAGCCGACCCGGCGTTCTCCGCCCTCGGCCGGGATCCACAGGCCCAGGGCCGTGACGACCAGGTGGCCGCCGCCCTCGACCGGGGCGCTCTCCACGACTTCTTCGCCCGGCGCGAGCGATCCGGTGAACCCTTCGGGCGTGCGGTCGCCGAGGAGACGGCGCAGGAAACTCATCTCAGCTCCACGCGCCGGCGGCCGCCTGCTCGCCCAGCGACTTCTTGTACTGCTCCAGCGCGACGAGGTCGCCGAACAGCGCTCGGTAGTCGTCCGGCGCCTCGACCGGCGACAGCCGCTGCAGCTTGCCCTTGATCTCCGCGATCTGCCGTCCGACGAGCCCCTCCTGCAGCCGCGCGAGGATCGACGAGATGTACCGGGAGTCGACTTCGTCTTTGGCCTGCAACGGTTCCACCGCCAGCTCGGACAGCACGCGCCGGACCGTCCCTTCCGGACAGTGCGGGGCCGCGGCGTCCAGCAGCGCCGGCCCGGTCAGGCCCGAGCCCGCGCCACCGGCCTTCAGGACGGCCTCGTGGACGGCCACGTACACCGGGTGGGTGAAGGCCTCCAGCGGCAGCGCGTCGTACTCCGGCCCGGCGATCGCGGGCTGCTGCAGCGCGGCCTTCAACGCCTCGCGCTGCACGGCGAACCGGGGATCCTTCGGGGCCGGGCGGGCGACGTCCTGCGTCGGCGCGGCCGGCGCCGCCTGCTGGGCGCGCCCGGGCTGGCGGGCGGGTGCCCCGCCGCGCTTGTCGGTCGCGCCCGCGGCCCCGCGGACGCGGTTGACGACCTGGGCGACGTCCTGCCAGCCGACCCACCAGGCGAGCTTCGAGGCGTAGCCGTCGCGGGCCGCGCGGTCCTTGATCGACGCCACCAGCGGCACGGTCTTCTGCAGCGCCGCGACCTGGCCGTCGACCGAGTCGAGGTCGTAGTTCTTGAGCGTGCTGCGGATGACGAACTCGAACAGCGGGGTGCGCCGCGCGACCAGGTCCTTCACCGCGCTGTCGCCCTTGGCCAGGCGCAGCTCGCACGGGTCCATGCCGTCCGGCGCGACCGCGATGTACGTCTGGCCCGCGAACGTCTGGTCGCCCTCGAACGCCTTCAGCGCGGCCTTCTGACCTGCTTCGTCACCGTCGAAGGTGAAGATGACTTCGCCGCGGAAGGCGTCGTCGTCCATCATCAGCCGGCGAAGCACCTTCATGTGGTCTTCGCCGAACGCGGTGCCGGACGACGCCACGGCTGTCGGCACACCGGAAGCGTGCATCGCCATGACGTCGGTGTAGCCCTCGACCACGACCACCTGGTGCCGCTTCGCGATCTCGCGCTTGGCCAGGTCGAGGCCGAACATGACCTGGGACTTCTTGTAGATCGGCGACTCGGCGGTGTTGAGGTACTTCGCCGAGATCCGGTCGTCGTCGAACAGCCGCCGCGCGCCGAAGCCGACGACGTCGTTGCCGACGTCGCGGATCGGCCAGACCAGCCGCCGGTGGAACCGGTCCATCGGGCCGCGCTGGCCCTCCTTGGACAGCCCCGCCGTGAGCAGCTCCTTGACCTCGAACCCGCGGTTGAGCAGGAACTTCGTCAGCTTGTCCCAGCCGCCGGGTGCGTACCCGCAGCCGAACGTCTTCGCCATCGACGCGTCGAACCCGCGCTCGGACAGGAAGTCCCGCGCCGGGCGCGCCTCGTCGGTGACCAGCTGCTCGGCGTAGAACTCCTGGGCCAGCCGGTGGGCCTCGACCAGCCGGGTGCGGCTGCCGCGGTCGCGCTGGATCGTCGCGCCGCCGCCCTCGTAGGTGAGCCGGATGCCGACGCGGTCGGCCAGCCGCTCGACGGCTTCCACGAACGAGATCAGGTCGATCTTCTGGATGAACTTGATCACGTCACCGCCCTCGCCACAGCCGA
Encoded proteins:
- the dnaG gene encoding DNA primase is translated as MVDVAGRIRESDIAEVRERNRIDEVVGEYVALRRAGGGSLKGLCPFHNEKTPSFNVRPTHGTFHCFGCGEGGDVIKFIQKIDLISFVEAVERLADRVGIRLTYEGGGATIQRDRGSRTRLVEAHRLAQEFYAEQLVTDEARPARDFLSERGFDASMAKTFGCGYAPGGWDKLTKFLLNRGFEVKELLTAGLSKEGQRGPMDRFHRRLVWPIRDVGNDVVGFGARRLFDDDRISAKYLNTAESPIYKKSQVMFGLDLAKREIAKRHQVVVVEGYTDVMAMHASGVPTAVASSGTAFGEDHMKVLRRLMMDDDAFRGEVIFTFDGDEAGQKAALKAFEGDQTFAGQTYIAVAPDGMDPCELRLAKGDSAVKDLVARRTPLFEFVIRSTLKNYDLDSVDGQVAALQKTVPLVASIKDRAARDGYASKLAWWVGWQDVAQVVNRVRGAAGATDKRGGAPARQPGRAQQAAPAAPTQDVARPAPKDPRFAVQREALKAALQQPAIAGPEYDALPLEAFTHPVYVAVHEAVLKAGGAGSGLTGPALLDAAAPHCPEGTVRRVLSELAVEPLQAKDEVDSRYISSILARLQEGLVGRQIAEIKGKLQRLSPVEAPDDYRALFGDLVALEQYKKSLGEQAAAGAWS